The following DNA comes from Actinomycetota bacterium.
GCACTACCTGGTCCGGCCCGACGGTCACGTCGGCTACCGCGCCGCCGGCACCGACCTCGACGGCCTCGAGCGGTGGCTGGCCCGCTGGCTCTCCGGCACCGCCGGCCCGGAGACATGACCGGATCGACCTGCAACTCGCGGTCGGCGCGTCGCCAGGCATGCCGAATGCGCGAAATCGATGGTGGCCGGTTGCCGCGGCTGCCATGCTGCGGCCGTGCCTGCCAACCCTTTCGACGTACGGATCGCCGGGACCTACGAGGCGGGCGGCGCTGGCGCCGCCGGCGGGCGGCCGCGCCCGGGGGGTGCTGGAGGACGCCGGCGTCTACGGCATCGTGGTCCTGCCGCCCGGCGGGGCGGCCCGGTGACGGTCCGGCTGGTCACGATGCTCGCCCACCCCGACGACGACGACTCCTACCTGCTCGGGTCCGGGAGGGCGAGCAGCGGGCCTTCCCGGAGGCCATCGGGTACGGGGGCGCGCCCGCCCGCTTCCTCCGCCACCCCGACTACCACCTGCCTCGGGTGCCGTTCGAGCGGCTGGTCGGCGAGGTCGAGGCGGCGCTGATCGTGCTCGACGCCGAGTGCTTCGTCGCGGCCGCTCCCGAGGTCGCGGTCGTTGGCAGCCTCAACCTGGACCTGGTGGTCCGGGTCGCCCGGCTGCCCGGCCCCGGGGAGACGGTCTCGGGAGAGGACGTGTTCCGCAACCCCGGCGGCAAGGGGGCGAACCAGGCGGTGGCGGCGGCCCGGCTCGGGCGCCGGGTCGCGATGGTCGGCCGGGTCGGCGACGACGCCGCCGGCCGCGAGCTGCTGGCGGCGCTGGAGGCGGACGGGGTCGGCACCTCCCAGGTGCGCGCCGTCGCCGGCGTCCCCAGCGGCACGGCCTTCATCACCGTCGGCGACGACGGCGAGAACCAGATCGTGGTCAGCCCCGGCGCCAACGCCCGGCTGACCCCCGAGGACGTGGAGGAGGCCGGACCGGCCCTGCGGGCGGCGGCGGTGACGCTCCTCCAGCTGGAGGTCCCGCTGGCCGCCGTGGCCGCCGCCGCCGGCACGGCCGGGGGCAGGGTGGTGCTCAACCCGGCGCCGGTGCGCGAGCTCCCCGCCGAGCTGCTCGGCCGGGTCGACGTGCTGGTGCCGAACCGGGTCGAGCTGGCCCAGCTGGCCGGCGGGGCGGTCCCGGCGACGGTCGCGGAGGCCGTGGAGCTGGCCGGCCGGCTCCCGGCCCGGGCCGTGGTGGTCACGCTGGGGGCCGACGGTGCCCTGGTCGTGGAGGACGGCGACGCCGGCCACGTCCCCGCCGTCCCCGTCCGGGCGGTGGATACGACCGCTGCCGGCGACGCCTTCTGCGGCGGCCTGGCCGACGCGCTCGCCGCCGGCGCCGCCCTGGAGGACGCGGCCCGGCGGGCGGCGCGGGTCGCGGCCGCGGCCTGCCTCCGTCCGGGCGCCCAGGCGTCCCTGCCCACCCCGGCCGACCTGCGGGCCCTGCCCGAGGGCGCCGGCGCCTAGGAGCCGCGATGCCGCCCGTCACCCTGGCCGTCGTCGGTACCGGCAACCGCGGGACCACCCACGGCGACTGGGTGCTGGCCAACCCGGACCGGGCCCGGGTGGTCGCGGTCGCCGAGCCCCGCCAGGCCCGCCGGGTCCGCTTCGCCGCCGGCCACGGCCTCCCCGCCGGGGCGGTCTTCGCCGACTGGCAGGAGCTGGCCGGCCGTGGCCGGACGGCCGACGCCGTCCTCGTCTGCACCCAGGACGCCATGCACGTCGAGCCGGCGATCGCCTTCGCCGGGCTCGGCTACCACGTGCTCCTCGAGAAGCCGATGGCCACCACCGAGGCCGGCTGCCGGCGGATCGTCGAGGCGGCCGAGCGGGCCGGCGTGATCCTGGCCGTCTGCCACGTCCTGCGCTACACGCCCTACACGGCCCTGGTGAAGCAGGTGGTGGACGCGGGACGGCTCGGTCAGGTGCTCTCCGTCCAGCACCTGGAGCCGGTCGGGTTCCTGCACCAGGCCCACTCCTATGTCCGCGGCCCCTGGCGCCGCCAGGACGCGGCCACCTTCATGCTCATGGCCAAGTCCTGCCACGACCTCGACTGGCTGCAGTACGTCGTCGGCCGCCGCATCCGGCGGGTGGCCAGCTTCGGCGGGCTCAGCCACTTCCGGCCCGAGCACCGGCCCGCCGGCGCCGCCGACCGCTGCCTCGACTGCGTGGTCGAGCCGACCTGCCCGTACTCGGCCGTGCGCTTCTACCTCAGCCGCCTCGAGTCCGGCCCCGGCTGGCCGCTTGACGCCGTCGTCGACCGTTACACCCGGGCCGACCTTCTGGCCGCCCTGCGCCACGGCCCCTACGGGCGCTGCGTCTGGGCGTGCGACAACGACGTGGTCGATCACCAGGTCGTGGCCATGGAGTTCGACGGCGGCCCCACGGGCACGTTCACCATGACCGGCTTCAACGCCGGCGGCCACCGCCGGACCCGCCTGTTCGGCACCCGCGGCGAGCTCGACGGCGACGGCGAGACTGTCCGGGTCCATGACTTCCTCACCCAGACGACCGAGGTCCTGTCCGCCCGGCCCCCGGGGGACGCCACCGCCGGCGGCGGCCACGGCGGCGGCGACTGGGGGCTGATGGACGCCTTCGTCCGCGCCGTGGCCACCGGGGACCGCGCCCACGTCCTCACCGGCCCCCGGGAGTCGCTGGCCGCCCACCTGGCCGTGTTCGCCGCCGAACGGGCCCGTCAGGAGGGCGTGGTCGTGACCGTCGCCTGACCGTCAGCGCGGCGAGTACAGCCAGGGCTGCCTGAGGTCGAAGAACTCGGGCACGCCGGCGCTGAGGGCGTCCATCTCCTCCATCTGGGCCCGGAGCTCGGGGGGTGGCTCCTTGCGCTCGCCCTCGCGGGCCTCCTCCTCGGAGGTGAAGTAGATGGCCATGGTGTAGGCCCCGCCGTCGTGGAGGACGGCGACGCTGCCGAGGATGTCGGGACGGAAGTCGGCCCACTCGGACGAGTCCTGGGCCATCAGCTCCCGGGCGCGGTCGGGGTCGGTGCCGCGGCCCCGCATGACCTGGACGAAGCCGGCGTCGCCGGGCTCGCCGACGACGTCCACGACCACGTCGTCGCTGTCGGTGAAGCTGGCCTCGCCGCTGAACAGCCGGGCGGTCTCGGCCCACCAGCGGTCCTGCTCGGGCCGGCCGCTGTTGCGCCGGGCCGCCTCCTCGGACTCGAAGCGGGCCAGGGCGATGAAGCGGCCGTCGTCGGTCACGCCGGCGGTCGAGCCGAGCCAGCCGGTGGCGCCGGGGGCCAGCTCCCGGTCCCACCGGTCGAACGCCGCCCGGACCTGCTCCGCGTCGGCCACCTGCCCCTGGATCACCTGGACGAACACCGCGAGCCCCCTTTTGGTAGGACCTGCCGATCCGCTATGGCCTCCGTGACCATACCGCGAACCCCGGACGGCGGCGCCGCCCGGCCAGCAGGAGCAGGCCGCCGGCGACCAGCAGGCCGGTCCCGGCCGCGGCGGCCGGCCCGGTGCCGGCGCCCGTGTAGGGCAGGGACACGTCACGCTTGCAGTGGGCGGGGGCCTCGGCGTTGGTGTGCGCGGCCAGGACCAGGGTGGTGCCGTTCTTCTCGTAGAGGTCGGCCAGGAGGGCCGGATGCCGGGACAGG
Coding sequences within:
- a CDS encoding Gfo/Idh/MocA family oxidoreductase, with amino-acid sequence MPPVTLAVVGTGNRGTTHGDWVLANPDRARVVAVAEPRQARRVRFAAGHGLPAGAVFADWQELAGRGRTADAVLVCTQDAMHVEPAIAFAGLGYHVLLEKPMATTEAGCRRIVEAAERAGVILAVCHVLRYTPYTALVKQVVDAGRLGQVLSVQHLEPVGFLHQAHSYVRGPWRRQDAATFMLMAKSCHDLDWLQYVVGRRIRRVASFGGLSHFRPEHRPAGAADRCLDCVVEPTCPYSAVRFYLSRLESGPGWPLDAVVDRYTRADLLAALRHGPYGRCVWACDNDVVDHQVVAMEFDGGPTGTFTMTGFNAGGHRRTRLFGTRGELDGDGETVRVHDFLTQTTEVLSARPPGDATAGGGHGGGDWGLMDAFVRAVATGDRAHVLTGPRESLAAHLAVFAAERARQEGVVVTVA
- the rbsK gene encoding ribokinase codes for the protein MPFERLVGEVEAALIVLDAECFVAAAPEVAVVGSLNLDLVVRVARLPGPGETVSGEDVFRNPGGKGANQAVAAARLGRRVAMVGRVGDDAAGRELLAALEADGVGTSQVRAVAGVPSGTAFITVGDDGENQIVVSPGANARLTPEDVEEAGPALRAAAVTLLQLEVPLAAVAAAAGTAGGRVVLNPAPVRELPAELLGRVDVLVPNRVELAQLAGGAVPATVAEAVELAGRLPARAVVVTLGADGALVVEDGDAGHVPAVPVRAVDTTAAGDAFCGGLADALAAGAALEDAARRAARVAAAACLRPGAQASLPTPADLRALPEGAGA